The Tripterygium wilfordii isolate XIE 37 chromosome 1, ASM1340144v1, whole genome shotgun sequence sequence aTGCATTGGTATGAACTCCTCTTTCTTCAATTTGGAGCAGTATTTTTGCAGCTACGTGGAATGTGGCTGGAAGATCTCCAACAAGTAACTTGAGTATTGAAGGCTGGCTTCATGCTTCACCTCCCGCAGACATTTATGTTCTTGGGTAGGATTTAGTATAACTGTATCATGGAAAAATATTTTACTGATTTCCGTATTCGAATTGTTACTAACAGAGGCACTTCCATTTGCAATCTCTTTCAGTTTTCAGGAGATAGTTCCTTTAAATGCTGGCAATATTCTGGGTGCAGAAGATAATGGCCCTGCTAAAAAGTGGCTGGCTCTCATTCGAAAGACATTAAACAGTCTTCCTGGAACTAGTGGAAGCAGTGGACGCTATACGCCATCTCCTATTCCCGAGCCAATTGCAGAAATAGATGCTGATTTTGAGGGATCTACAAGGAGGAGGAACCCATCTTTCTTCCATCGCAGATCATTCCAAACACCCAGCAGCTGGAGAACAGAAATAGACCATTCAATTCCCCAACCACGACTTGATCGCCGATATAGTGTCTGTGATCGAGTTATATTTGGTCACAGGCCAAGCGATTCTGACCAAAGTTATAGATGGGGACAGAGGCCTAGTGATTATTCCAGGTCTAGTGATTATTCCAGGCCTAGTGATTACTCTAGGCCCAGTGATTACTCCCGGTGGGGTTTCTCTGATGATGATAATGTACCTGTAGATTCACCAAGTACTGTATTACACTCGCCGATGTACTATGGTGGATCCGAATCCACTGAAGATGGATATAGGATGCCAGGGCATTCAAGGTACTGCTTGGCTGCAAGTAAGCAAATGGTTGGAATATTTCTCACCATATGGGTGAGGAATGATCTGAGAGATCATgttaaaaacatgaaagtatCTTGTGTGGGCAGAGGATTGATGGGTTACCTTGGAAATAAGGTATTCTTCGAATTATCATAATGTTTATGAATAGTCTCCCCATGCTTGTCCTTAAATTTTCCGAAATGATAACAGCTATTTATATCCACTAAAATGAGAAAGCAATGTCTTCTGGGTTTTGCAGGGATCTATTTCTGTCAGCATGCTTTTGCATCAAACAAGCTTTTGCTTTGTTTGTAGTCATTTAACTTCAGGACAGAAGGAGGGTGATGAGCTAAGAAGAAACTCTGATGTCGTGGAGATTCTTAAAAAGACAAGGTTTCCAAAGGTTCGTGGGGTTGGTGATGAGAAGTCCCCGGAAACAATCCTCGAGCATGAGTAAGACTATAGACTTTTGATCACATAGTAAATTGTGCACTTTTGAATAGAAGTTGATCAAGATGCTGATTTGTATATTTTGATCCAGTCGAGTTATTTGGCTTGGGGATTTGAACTATCGTATTGCTCTCACATACCGATCTGCAAAGGCACTTGTCGAAATGCAAAACTGGAGGGCTTTGTTACAAAATGACCAGGTATGGTTACATATCTTCTGTCATATCAGTTTAATTTGTTTCCTTTAAATGTTTGTTTGAGTTCTACATCTTATCAATGTGAAACTCTCAATCTGATCTGCTTATGATACTCTTGGCAGCTAAAGAAAGAGCAAAGACGCGGTCGTGTTTTTGTGGGATGGAAAGAGGGGAAGATATATTTTCCTCCAACTTACAAATACTCTACCAATTCAGACAGATACACGGGAGATGATATGCATCCAAAGGGGAAACGTCGCACACCTGCTTGGTAAGAACACCCTCCTGCTAGGTGCTAATGCTACTTAGAATGTAACCACTTGCAATGCTGATTAACTTAATTTTGCACGTAAAGGTGTGATCGGATACTGTGGCATGGGGAGGGGCTCCAACAGTTATCGTATGTCCGTGGGGAATCAAGATTCTCTGATCATAGACCAGTTTATGGCATATTTTGGGCTGAAGTTGAGTCAAACCATAACAACCGATTGAAGAAAAGCACAAGTTATTCTAGTTCCAGAATTGATGTGGAGGAGCTTCTGCCATATGCACACGGATACACTGAACTGAACTTTTTCTGAAAGATGTCATGTCACAATTCTCCCCCATTCTTTAGGTAATCTCTATTTCTTTCTATCTCTTGCATACAAACAAAATTCACGTCTCTGGTAAATTACTTGGGGATGCTTAACCCACCCCTGGTTTTCAAAGCCAGCTGACACAAAATTCAACGTGCACGCTGTGGCTTTGAACCTGTAAACTGAATGGTCTATACCCATGTAATAATACCTTGCAAGAAACTGAGCATGCATTTTGTCATGTCATCTATAGAAATTAGAAAACATCTGGTCCAAAACAGAATATacacttgttttcttttttcaacatTTGTCTTGAGAAGATCCATTGCTTATTCTATTCGTATGTTAATCTCGGTCCCCCTTGGCAGGAGGGCATCTctttagagattttttttttgaagtgcCATGGAGACAACCAGAAAAAGGTTTGTCATGCTCTCTTTTATACCTGTCTTGATTCTGCCGTAAGTAGTTTCCTTGCCTAAtctcatcttttctttttcaggtgtaaatttgtaatttggATCATCAACTAACTTCACAAAAATAGTTAAATCTGCAGACAAAGTTTCAAAGTTTTGTTTCAAGCATTGAAGTTCTTACATGATTATGAGGTACCAATGTActatttgtttgcttatttgtgGGTACTACATTATAAGTTAAAAAATATGGTTCACATGTATTTATGAATTGATGATGaagtttttttgggtttgtgTAGGATGAGCTGTTCCAATCAGAAGCTGCCAAGTGGGTTGAAGAAGATTAATTCTTTCATGATTCTTTATATTATAGATTAGTTCTTAACATTTTTGATGAAAGAAAGAAGGTAAAATGATGTCAATACAATGATTTAGGTTTCTTGCTCTTGGTTTTAACTGCAAAAATGAAGTAGAGTTATGTTCAGAAATTCATTACTGAAGTGATATAAGAAAGGAAATATAATATTGAAGAACATGATGGAAATCAGAATGCACTATTGTTCTCACTCTTTTTTACTCTCTCAGTTTGTTTGTTCATGGTTTTACTGTAAAAGTTGGTGCTATTGATAGTCACTCTCTTTTGACTGGGGTGAATAACAAAGTAGAAAAGCAAACCAGACAGATTCACAGCTTTGGCAGGCATATTGAAGGGCATCATTTGTTGTTTTCACTGGATTATTATTAAATGTTTTTCCTAGGTAAAGCCTTGGTGTTACAAGGCAAGACGTGGGAGAATTCTAACATTTATGGGATTGGAGCCATGGTTAATAGGAAAATACAAACTATCCTTGTCACCACACCAGGAGGTCAGTTTTGTGGTGGAAGTGGAGCCATAGTTTTTACAGAATATTACAGAAAGTAGAGAACAAGAGAGGGAAGTGTGAATGATCAATAGCTTTCAAGAAACCATTATGAGTTGGGGGCATTGCTTCTGTACTTGTTGATGCATGCGCATGTATAGAATATATGAAATGATTCCTAGGCAACATAAAACAAATACAATCATTCACAAAGCAATGTCAAAAACTccccactttttctttttttcctttgtagGGTTGAGTTACACCTGTGACAGAAGAGCTTGACCCCAGAaacaaatttataaatattaatctTGCAATGATTACAAACATGCTTGCTCCCACAAATGACAATCTTGTCTGATGTGGGTTTTGCAGTTTCAAATTGACTGGATAAAAGTTTTCATTTTCTCCCTTTGCTTCTGGTTTTCTGCATAATGTGACTGGTCCCCAGTTGTGGGCTGGAGTTGCCTTTGAGAGACTCATACCCTAAAGGGGATTAGATAGAGACTTTCCTATCAGACACTATAACCAATAAAGGTTGGTCTTTTCTTTGTCTTGATACCTTATGTGGATGTAAGAAAAtagttaaaaaacaaaattgagaaCAAATTATTGGTAATTTTGATTGAACCCTTTATTGTAAATTGCCTAAATATTTTGGTcttccttaaaccctaaactcacTATAAGTATTCTTATTGTGAAAACCTTAGTGGCTAAAAAAAGGACGAGAGAATTCATGTGAGAtagtttattaataaaaaatttaccaTCACCACCTATGAACGTAGGCAAGATTGGCTGAACCATATAAAATCATTGTCTTTTGTGTTGTGATTGATCttgtttttagaatttttttttttaattttttgcatCAATTATTTGTTGATCGTGAACATCTTAGGTTGTTTCCGCACAACACCCTTG is a genomic window containing:
- the LOC119990275 gene encoding type IV inositol polyphosphate 5-phosphatase 7-like codes for the protein MGDGNSKKSKLSWSKKMVRKLFNIKSKNEEFQADAVYGGGEVEYRTSFSEREPSRIKKSKTDKFSRNGESGRRGRMNLDCPRIIEVQNYSIFAATWNVAGRSPTSNLSIEGWLHASPPADIYVLGFQEIVPLNAGNILGAEDNGPAKKWLALIRKTLNSLPGTSGSSGRYTPSPIPEPIAEIDADFEGSTRRRNPSFFHRRSFQTPSSWRTEIDHSIPQPRLDRRYSVCDRVIFGHRPSDSDQSYRWGQRPSDYSRSSDYSRPSDYSRPSDYSRWGFSDDDNVPVDSPSTVLHSPMYYGGSESTEDGYRMPGHSRYCLAASKQMVGIFLTIWVRNDLRDHVKNMKVSCVGRGLMGYLGNKGSISVSMLLHQTSFCFVCSHLTSGQKEGDELRRNSDVVEILKKTRFPKVRGVGDEKSPETILEHDRVIWLGDLNYRIALTYRSAKALVEMQNWRALLQNDQLKKEQRRGRVFVGWKEGKIYFPPTYKYSTNSDRYTGDDMHPKGKRRTPAWCDRILWHGEGLQQLSYVRGESRFSDHRPVYGIFWAEVESNHNNRLKKSTSYSSSRIDVEELLPYAHGYTELNFF